A window from Mesorhizobium sp. WSM2240 encodes these proteins:
- a CDS encoding ETC complex I subunit: MSARIFSPAKTAMQSGKAKTGFWVLEFDAEEPRKIDPLMGYTSSGDMKSQIRLTFNTKEEAVAYAQKHGIAFRVQEPKEAKRRQISYAENFRYDRKIPWTH; the protein is encoded by the coding sequence ATGTCAGCGCGCATTTTCAGCCCCGCCAAGACCGCCATGCAGTCGGGCAAGGCCAAGACCGGCTTCTGGGTTCTCGAGTTCGACGCCGAAGAGCCCCGCAAGATCGACCCGCTGATGGGTTACACCAGCTCCGGCGACATGAAGAGCCAGATCCGCCTCACCTTCAACACGAAGGAAGAGGCCGTCGCCTATGCGCAGAAGCACGGCATCGCTTTCAGGGTGCAGGAGCCGAAGGAAGCCAAGCGCCGGCAGATTTCCTATGCGGAGAATTTCCGCTATGACCGCAAGATCCCCTGGACGCATTGA
- a CDS encoding Arc family DNA-binding protein, producing the protein MDDKVKLTARLPAELSAWIAKRAAQNERSQNREIIAILKAAKATEARAA; encoded by the coding sequence ATGGACGATAAGGTCAAGCTCACGGCACGTCTACCCGCCGAACTGTCGGCATGGATCGCAAAGCGAGCGGCACAAAATGAACGGTCGCAGAACCGAGAGATCATCGCGATTTTAAAGGCTGCGAAGGCGACCGAAGCGAGGGCTGCATGA
- a CDS encoding Shedu immune nuclease family protein, whose protein sequence is MSENDAEYFKLRKEGKIYLSKVFTHGAVNEQRRRFAHAVFEGTERAVLGEVEGALCLRLTGDQRKTQVTALISQDDAAIRRITLQTFKSRAGGWYEGYEKEAFTFRADEFERLLEFLRRLKFIDLSNEERFQIEDLSEAAGPKIITDATDRALIGKIKKLDANERERLFRSLHDNLTQEEINLLLGRRQALEQFDAQLALGAWSEANWQDFFEAQNWVFGYGLDYRIMRQFDREMVVGAGGTDNREKPTVDFLMNFTDYTVLVEIKRPDTPIFQPQKSARAGTWRFSADFMDAISQVLEQKAEWLNAAQSGEHFNKAGTSRLEARTRDAKTILVIGNRAEFGRSGNVRETNIKRDTFELFRRDTRSIEIVTFDELLERANFIIKE, encoded by the coding sequence GTGTCTGAAAACGATGCCGAATACTTTAAGCTACGCAAGGAGGGGAAAATCTACCTCTCCAAAGTCTTCACGCATGGCGCGGTCAATGAACAGCGCAGACGCTTCGCCCACGCTGTTTTCGAGGGGACGGAGCGTGCAGTCCTAGGAGAGGTGGAAGGCGCACTTTGCTTGCGGCTTACGGGCGACCAGCGCAAGACACAGGTCACTGCATTGATTAGCCAAGACGACGCAGCTATTCGGCGCATAACGCTACAAACCTTTAAGTCCCGTGCTGGCGGCTGGTACGAAGGCTACGAGAAGGAGGCTTTCACTTTCAGGGCTGACGAATTTGAACGGCTCTTGGAGTTCCTTCGCCGATTGAAATTCATCGACTTGTCCAATGAAGAGCGTTTCCAGATTGAAGACCTATCTGAAGCTGCCGGTCCGAAGATCATCACCGATGCAACCGACCGGGCGCTGATCGGCAAAATCAAGAAGCTCGATGCCAACGAAAGGGAACGCCTCTTTCGGTCCCTCCACGACAATCTAACTCAGGAGGAAATTAACCTACTGCTTGGCCGCCGACAGGCTCTTGAGCAATTTGACGCCCAACTTGCTTTGGGAGCGTGGTCTGAAGCAAATTGGCAAGACTTCTTTGAGGCCCAGAATTGGGTCTTTGGTTATGGTCTTGACTACAGGATCATGCGACAGTTCGACCGGGAAATGGTTGTCGGTGCAGGCGGCACGGACAACCGTGAAAAGCCCACGGTCGATTTCCTGATGAACTTCACGGACTACACTGTACTGGTGGAGATCAAGCGACCTGACACGCCTATATTCCAACCTCAGAAGTCCGCCCGTGCGGGAACGTGGCGGTTCAGCGCCGACTTCATGGATGCAATCTCGCAAGTCCTAGAGCAAAAAGCGGAGTGGCTTAACGCGGCACAATCCGGCGAGCATTTCAACAAGGCGGGCACAAGCCGTTTGGAGGCCAGAACCCGCGACGCCAAGACAATACTGGTCATCGGAAATCGTGCGGAATTTGGTCGGTCGGGCAACGTACGCGAAACCAACATCAAGCGTGATACGTTCGAGCTGTTTCGGAGGGACACGCGGTCAATTGAAATCGTGACGTTTGACGAACTACTTGAGCGGGCAAATTTCATTATCAAAGAGTAG
- a CDS encoding toxin-antitoxin system HicB family antitoxin, with protein MPVWMKLSVRLPLQVHTALSKEAKASAVSLNQLIVDRLNASVGGAYVTEDQANDGAILRRLKEVEERLDALEGKTRKAKTTL; from the coding sequence ATGCCGGTGTGGATGAAACTAAGCGTGCGCCTGCCGTTGCAGGTTCACACCGCCCTTTCCAAAGAGGCGAAGGCATCTGCGGTATCCCTCAATCAACTGATTGTGGACCGGCTAAACGCCTCGGTAGGCGGGGCCTATGTCACCGAGGATCAAGCAAACGATGGCGCAATCCTTCGGCGCTTAAAGGAGGTCGAGGAACGACTTGACGCTTTGGAAGGTAAGACGAGAAAAGCTAAAACTACTCTTTGA
- a CDS encoding tyrosine-type recombinase/integrase, with protein sequence MIRHKKPQYVHVYSDRHGKPRCYFRRPGQPQIPLPWPMFTKEWWLAYDKAKEGAPADPPLIGASRTKAGTVTALVADYYASSLFTALESSTQAAYRNQLERFRQKHGDKPVALLEAKHVDMILGEEAAKSKSMASNLRKRLATLMQCAVKWNYRRDDPMRLVDRVKYKTAGIRTWTDDDLAKFRARWPEGSPQRVAVEILLYTGLRRSDAVRLGRQHVQGDHIVISTKKSGETVQLQIPVHPDFRAFLDTIKHGHLNFIVTGRGSARTEQGFTNWIIEAARDAGLPPKSSPHGVRKAACRMLAEAGCSALEIMSITGHRDIKEIELYCRAVNAKHLAASGIKKLKGA encoded by the coding sequence ATGATCCGGCACAAGAAGCCGCAATATGTACACGTCTACAGTGACCGGCACGGCAAACCCCGTTGTTATTTTCGTCGCCCCGGCCAGCCGCAAATCCCCTTGCCGTGGCCAATGTTCACAAAAGAATGGTGGCTAGCCTATGACAAGGCCAAAGAGGGCGCTCCCGCCGATCCGCCGTTGATTGGCGCATCCCGCACCAAAGCTGGCACCGTGACCGCGCTCGTTGCCGATTATTACGCTTCGTCCCTGTTCACGGCCTTAGAGAGCTCGACGCAGGCTGCCTATCGGAACCAGCTTGAACGCTTTCGGCAGAAGCACGGCGACAAGCCGGTTGCGCTTCTAGAAGCCAAGCACGTCGATATGATCTTGGGCGAGGAAGCGGCCAAGTCCAAGTCGATGGCGAGCAACCTTCGCAAGCGCCTTGCTACGCTCATGCAGTGCGCGGTGAAATGGAATTACCGCCGGGACGACCCGATGCGCCTTGTGGACCGGGTGAAATACAAGACGGCGGGCATTCGCACATGGACCGATGACGATCTTGCCAAGTTCCGCGCCCGTTGGCCGGAAGGCTCACCACAGCGTGTCGCCGTTGAAATCCTTCTCTACACCGGCCTTCGCCGGTCGGATGCGGTGCGGCTTGGACGCCAGCACGTTCAGGGCGACCATATCGTTATCAGTACGAAAAAGAGCGGTGAAACCGTTCAGCTTCAAATCCCGGTGCATCCCGACTTCCGGGCATTCCTCGATACGATCAAGCACGGCCACCTGAATTTCATCGTGACCGGACGCGGCTCGGCTCGCACGGAACAAGGCTTCACCAACTGGATCATCGAAGCCGCACGGGATGCCGGACTACCCCCGAAAAGTTCGCCTCACGGGGTTCGCAAGGCGGCATGTCGCATGCTGGCGGAAGCCGGATGTTCGGCGCTGGAAATCATGTCCATCACCGGCCACCGAGACATCAAGGAAATCGAACTCTATTGCCGCGCAGTCAATGCGAAGCACCTAGCCGCAAGCGGCATCAAGAAGCTGAAAGGTGCGTGA